A part of Candidatus Electrothrix aestuarii genomic DNA contains:
- a CDS encoding YdbH domain-containing protein has protein sequence MRILKRILKLSLLTLLLTTCALVVIRYFFADQLITAALQRAGATEASVHLAALGTDQLRFDFLNAAFPLENDTTLHIQTKQISLQYDLQRLLHNKKCDLLTIEEVALRQKGESKSTPSPSLQLPEKITLLEDSIRARLPIDRIRLEKILLRENFPAQVKERNLRLTASINETALQAQAILQVDQQTQLFLDFRSPDAHHGTAELIGKQGEEEILRTTITLQPDRLAGKVSLLLQPINELFLRPLTAERNIPVPEGTLDGSFSLPLPLTPDATLQANLTLRDSNKHQIHLEASGTPDTRQASLLLFGKKGKLEFLNTDLAMQDQRIKGSYSLHCDQLRSFLAPYFPQALPAIKGTFSGTVDLPLPGNQDKEFKATVAASALALPSLTASSAQISVTGKLNGNDVHFDRDSTFHGSKLTLGGTTIEECSLDLAGDFSRKGDQLLLDFANKQKIHVKGLKAGSTHIQEILLQTPERLRFDCNKTTWSFAKNTLQAAPLAITVGSVDIKTGPLQCSFSALRSTNAGPEIMTTLSSPSLIITTPQAEVPLKDVAGNFRLQKHIISSKLQANPEHIPGKIQAEVEHSLTRAEGFFTLRTDKALDLNEEGITLAGLLNTWQFPFDLDKGSVHLETRGEWQRSHPFQLTLLANVKEGSGYFQKVLFENLNTQQDLILLPELGSQREGKISVERVIGGLDVHKLSAKTALLSSKKGQQPVVQLRKLQAGLLQGTVSSPEIRYDLNTQQSNFTVNVSSVDLATIVELMKVKDMHATGKISGKIPVSIDDKKVSVEKGELYNDPPGGEINYTAPDAHLTGLPEYAIKAIRDFRYTSLKSTAQYAPSGQLDLAVGLQGISPELDKNREVHLNINIEQNLNTLLQGLRYSKGLSEKIDKRVQQRYR, from the coding sequence ATGCGTATCCTCAAACGCATCCTGAAACTCAGCCTCCTGACGCTCCTCCTTACCACCTGCGCTCTGGTAGTGATCCGCTACTTCTTTGCTGACCAGCTCATCACAGCAGCTCTCCAGCGGGCCGGGGCCACAGAGGCATCTGTTCATCTCGCGGCTCTAGGAACAGATCAGCTCCGCTTTGATTTTCTCAACGCAGCCTTTCCCCTGGAAAACGACACCACCCTCCATATCCAGACAAAGCAGATCAGCCTGCAATATGATCTACAACGGCTCCTGCACAATAAAAAATGTGACCTGCTGACCATAGAGGAAGTAGCACTGCGCCAGAAGGGCGAAAGCAAGAGTACGCCCTCCCCTTCCCTCCAGCTTCCCGAAAAAATCACCCTGCTTGAGGACAGCATACGCGCCCGTTTGCCCATAGATCGAATTCGCTTGGAAAAGATTCTTCTCCGGGAGAATTTCCCGGCTCAAGTCAAAGAGCGCAACCTCCGCCTGACCGCCTCTATCAACGAGACAGCATTGCAGGCCCAAGCCATTCTTCAGGTCGATCAACAAACACAGCTCTTTCTGGATTTCCGCAGCCCGGATGCCCATCATGGCACCGCCGAGCTGATCGGCAAGCAAGGCGAGGAAGAAATCCTGCGGACCACAATCACTCTCCAACCGGACAGATTAGCTGGCAAGGTTAGCCTGCTGCTCCAGCCTATTAACGAACTCTTTCTTCGTCCCTTGACAGCAGAGAGGAATATCCCTGTACCGGAAGGCACCCTGGACGGTTCCTTCTCCTTACCGCTCCCTCTCACACCTGATGCTACACTCCAGGCAAACCTGACTCTAAGGGACAGCAACAAGCATCAGATCCACCTGGAGGCCAGCGGCACCCCTGATACCCGGCAAGCCAGCCTGCTGCTCTTCGGGAAAAAAGGCAAGCTGGAATTCCTGAATACCGACCTCGCTATGCAGGATCAGCGCATCAAGGGCAGCTACTCCTTGCACTGCGATCAGCTGCGCAGCTTCCTTGCCCCCTATTTTCCGCAAGCCCTGCCTGCTATCAAAGGCACATTTTCCGGCACAGTGGATCTTCCTCTGCCGGGAAATCAGGACAAGGAATTCAAGGCAACGGTCGCAGCCTCCGCGCTCGCCCTGCCCTCCCTTACCGCCTCGTCCGCGCAGATTTCGGTCACAGGCAAGCTGAATGGCAATGACGTGCATTTTGATCGGGATTCGACCTTTCACGGCAGTAAATTGACCCTAGGGGGAACCACCATCGAGGAGTGCAGCCTTGATCTGGCCGGGGATTTCTCCCGCAAGGGCGATCAGCTCCTGCTCGACTTTGCAAACAAGCAGAAGATCCACGTCAAGGGACTGAAGGCCGGTTCCACCCATATTCAGGAAATCCTCCTCCAAACGCCGGAGCGACTGCGTTTTGATTGTAACAAGACGACATGGTCCTTTGCCAAGAACACCCTGCAGGCGGCACCACTTGCCATCACAGTTGGCTCTGTGGATATCAAAACCGGTCCTCTGCAATGCTCCTTCTCTGCCCTTCGCAGCACCAATGCCGGGCCGGAGATCATGACCACACTCAGCAGTCCGAGCCTGATCATCACCACCCCGCAGGCTGAAGTTCCTCTGAAAGATGTTGCCGGGAATTTTCGCCTCCAAAAGCATATCATCAGTAGCAAGCTGCAAGCCAATCCAGAGCATATTCCCGGCAAAATACAGGCAGAGGTGGAACACAGCCTGACGCGCGCAGAAGGGTTCTTTACTCTGCGCACCGACAAAGCACTGGATTTGAATGAGGAAGGTATCACCCTGGCGGGCCTGCTCAACACATGGCAGTTTCCCTTTGATCTGGACAAGGGATCAGTTCACCTGGAAACCAGAGGAGAGTGGCAAAGAAGTCATCCCTTCCAACTCACCCTGCTTGCAAATGTTAAGGAGGGAAGTGGGTATTTTCAGAAAGTTCTCTTTGAAAACCTCAATACCCAGCAGGACCTTATTCTTCTCCCTGAATTAGGCTCACAGAGGGAAGGGAAGATATCTGTCGAACGAGTCATCGGTGGCCTTGATGTTCATAAACTGAGCGCCAAAACGGCTCTTCTCTCTAGCAAGAAAGGTCAGCAGCCCGTCGTGCAACTGAGAAAATTGCAAGCAGGACTCCTCCAGGGCACAGTAAGCAGTCCAGAAATACGCTATGATCTGAACACTCAGCAAAGTAACTTTACCGTGAACGTCAGCAGCGTGGATCTGGCCACTATAGTCGAGCTGATGAAGGTAAAAGATATGCACGCCACCGGCAAGATCAGCGGGAAAATCCCGGTCTCTATCGATGATAAGAAGGTTTCTGTGGAGAAGGGGGAACTGTATAACGACCCACCAGGCGGAGAAATCAACTATACGGCCCCGGATGCACATCTCACTGGACTTCCAGAATATGCCATCAAGGCTATCAGGGATTTTCGCTATACCTCATTGAAAAGTACAGCCCAGTATGCCCCATCCGGGCAGCTTGATCTGGCAGTGGGTCTGCAAGGAATCAGCCCTGAATTGGACAAGAACCGTGAGGTTCATTTAAATATTAATATCGAACAGAACCTGAACACCTTGCTCCAGGGATTACGGTACAGCAAAGGACTGAGCGAAAAGATAGATAAACGAGTGCAGCAGCGATACAGGTGA
- a CDS encoding YnbE family lipoprotein produces the protein MTKLLVPCFLGILSLFIFACTPKVEVAAPSEPITINLNVKIQHEILVKVDKELDNLFKEEKGLF, from the coding sequence ATGACCAAGCTGCTGGTTCCTTGTTTTCTCGGAATCCTCTCCCTGTTTATCTTTGCCTGCACCCCCAAGGTGGAGGTGGCTGCACCTTCCGAACCCATCACCATCAACCTCAACGTGAAGATACAGCACGAGATTCTGGTCAAGGTGGATAAAGAACTGGATAATCTGTTCAAAGAAGAGAAAGGGCTGTTCTGA
- a CDS encoding YdbL family protein produces the protein MKNTITLFLVCLSALLLWQPLFALELSDAKAQGLVGETPTGYLDVVKASPDAQQLIKDINAKRKTHYQEIAKKNKTPLSAVEKLAGQKAMEKTPAGQYVKVGGKWQKK, from the coding sequence ATGAAGAACACAATCACGCTTTTTCTTGTCTGCCTTTCCGCTCTGCTCCTCTGGCAACCGCTTTTTGCTTTAGAGCTATCAGATGCCAAGGCCCAAGGGCTTGTCGGCGAAACCCCTACTGGCTACCTGGATGTTGTCAAAGCCAGCCCAGATGCTCAGCAACTAATCAAGGATATCAATGCAAAGCGGAAAACGCATTATCAGGAGATTGCGAAGAAGAACAAAACTCCTCTCAGTGCCGTAGAGAAATTAGCTGGTCAGAAGGCGATGGAAAAGACCCCGGCTGGGCAGTATGTCAAGGTCGGGGGGAAGTGGCAAAAGAAGTGA